A segment of the Oncorhynchus nerka isolate Pitt River linkage group LG19, Oner_Uvic_2.0, whole genome shotgun sequence genome:
TAGAATGAAAAGTAAACAAATTATACACCTTATACTCTGGGTTATATGATGTACTACTTATAATACACGTATCAATGGTTTATGTGGTGCTCTGAtaactacagtatgtgtactcaCATATTCCTCCTGGATATTTCCCTTCCTCAGAATGATCTTCAGACCCTCTTGTGTGCGATTGGTCTGTAGGATTTCCCCACTGCCTGTCCCCTCAAACTTCCTCTCTTGGCcatactctctcctctgctcctcttggTTTTCATGATAATTTCTTTGAGTTATGCTGTCTCCTCCCCTATATCcatgtcctcctctacctccacctcctctaccttctcctccccctctaccttctcctccccctctaccttctcctcctcctctacctccacctcctcctctaccttctcctcctcctctacctcctgctCCCCTCTACCGCCTGCTccccctctaccttctcttccccctctaccttctcttcccctctaccttctcctccccctctacctccaccttctcctcccccccTTCTGCTTTGTCCCCACTGCCCATGTCCCCATGGTGACTGTCCCTGATATCCAGGTCCTTGATGTCCGTAACTATGTTGTCCTCTTCCCCGTCGTTCACTTCCCTGTTGCCCGCGTCCCCGATGTCTATTTCCCCTATGTGCACCCTGCAGAGGCATGGTCATTTTTGGGTGCAGGTCATTGAACGTTTTCTGGACAGCGCTGGCCAGGGCTCTCACAGTGTTGTCACTGTTGTCCACCAGGTGAATCTCAGTCAGGGAGGTCTGACCACTCAGGTTCTCACAGTAGTCACGCACTGCCACAGCAATGGTCTCAGTGCACAGGTCCAGAGGAAAGCCGAATATCCCAGAGCTGACGGCCGGGACGGCAACAGTTGAGCAGTTAACCTTCGCAGCCTCCCTCAGGCTCTCATTCACAGCTTGTTTCAGACGCTGTATGGCTGTTCCCTGGTCAAAGTCTGTGAACCGTGGACCAACCGCATGGACCACATACTTACAGGGCAGATTGCCTGCATCTGTCACAATGGCGTCGCCTGGCTGCAGTCGGCGGTTATTACGGATATGTTGATCACTGAGCTCCTGCAGCCGAGGACCAGCAGCCTTGAGTAGTGCTAAAGCCAGGCCTCCAATATGCTGCAGGTCTTCATTGGCTGCATTGACTACTGCGTCCACTTTGAACTTGCAGATGTCTGCCTTACTGACAGAGACCAGGATTCCATTGTGTGTTCTCACCTCACAGCAAGATGATGGGCCAAACCCTTCCTCCCAATCTTCATCATCGCCCTCTTCTTCCTCCAGCATGTAGTCTTCCTGCAGCAGCACCACACAGCCATGCTCCTTCATCGCCATGGAAACAAACATTCTTCCCTTCTCTTGGAAGTACTTCCTTGCTCCAGGCTTCATGATGGTGAGCTCATCAGTGCAGAAAGGTGCTACCATCTTCTGAAAGGTCTCTTTGACCTTCTTGACATAGAGACGGGCTCCAGAAAGGACAATTTTGGGCCTTCTGGGGTCAAAGTGGACATTCACCTCATCACGCTTGGCAAAATGTTTCCAGTCCTGGGATTTGTTCTCCTGGATGAATTTAACCACGGCACAGGACTTGACACGGACAGCCTCTTCGACTCGTGAGTAGTTTTCAACAAAGTCCCGCAGACTGTTGCTGACCTCTCTGACCGGGTCCAGGAAGCCAGACACAATgattctgtctctgctctctgggtGAAGCTTTATCACCACCGTTCTTTTCTTTAGGGAGTTGTAGGCATCCACCAGCTGGTTGTTCAGATCTTTCCACTCAGGCTTCCTCAGCACCTCCTGATCCTCCACCATAAGGCTCTGCAGGGACAGGGCAGTCTTCACCCTCTGCTCTGCATCAGCCAATGCTCTGTCTGAGCTACCAGTCAGAAGTACATTTCCACCCTCCACTCTGTACACAGCGTTGATGCCCCGGGACGTGAACAGGTCCTGGGACATCTCCATACTGTCCACTGACCGCAAGAAGTCCAGGAGTTGGGGTTCCAGCTTCAGCTGCTTCTTATTCATCTTGAGCTCCCTCTCCAGAATCCAGTTCTTCATCTTGTACACCTCTGCAACAAGACCTGAGAGAACCAACTTCTTGGTGTCGTCTCTATAAGAAAAACCCATCTCTGGGGCTTCGTCTGCTGCGCGCTTCAGAAGTCCTTCCTGCTGCAGGATATAGAACATGGCAGGGGACATGTCCATCTCGTCCGAGATGccatccctctgcctctctatcCGACTCATGGCCCTCTGCATGAGTTCTTCCACCAGCACCTGGAGTCGCTTTGTGTCTTCGGCCAGACCTGCAACTGTCAGAGACCCTTTGGAGGCATCCATAGCTAGGACAGCATCCTCTTTCACCACCGAGCGGACTTCTTTCTCCACTGCCTTCCACGCTGGGGCACTTGCAAAACACTCAAACACAGCATATTGGGCCATGATGTCACGGAAGACAATCAAGGCATTCTGTTTCCATCCGTCTACATATTCGCTTGTTAGTCCTTTCTGCCTTAGCAGGGTTGGCAAAGGACTGAGTTTTACCTCAGGAGTATCCATGTCTACTTGACAGAAATGAGCCTTCATCTGGTCAGTGATGCGGGAAAACTGTCTCTTCATGGAGAGGAATTTCCATACAGCAGAATGCACACACTCTTTGAAGGGGTCAGGCATCTTCCACATTGGCCTCTCCTTTCCATACAAGGCAGTGCTCAATGACTCATAGTATGGATACACGTTGACTGGGACTTTGCCAATTACATGATGTTTATTTAGAGTGGTTTCCACAACTGAAACGACATAGATAACGGACTGTCTTTCATAGCATGAAATGAGGGCGAAACAGAATATTTCTGTTTAAGGCCAAGAGACTGCTGCACCAACAGAATAGCAAGGCTACATTCAATTCCTCTTATAATAGAGAGTAATAGATTACCAAATAAGCAAATTGATTAACATTTATATAATTAAACAGCTCATTCAAACAGCAGGTTTTACCTTCTGCTGCGTGGAAGGTGACAATGGCTGCCTGTTCCTCATGGAACATAATGATGTCCTTTGCTGGGCCAGCCCACTTCTCAAAGTAGAGCACCAGCATCTCTTCAGGTATGTTGGAGGTCAGGTTCTCCACTCTCACACTCTGGCACCTCTCTAGCAACCGGCCAATCAAACCCTGCTTCTGGAAACTCTTGTTGCTCTTGCTCTCAGTAAGGAACCGCTCCACATCTAAAGACAGACAGCAATCATATCATTAATATCATGCACAACAGTTATTGAAATTATGATCCCTTCTTGTGAGGGAGAGATCTGTTTTTATAATACTTCAAAAGTGAAATTCATTGTTAGTTTTCTGTGTTGAAAAAAATCGATAATTTGAAATAGTGACCAACCTTTGGGATTATTGAAGGTCACAACAGCTCTGTTGGTCTCACTGATGACCTCTAGGGAGAAGTTGTCCTCCTCCAGGCCAGAGAGGGTCTCCACCAGCAATGTCAGCATCTCTCTCGGCATGCTCTCAGGAACTCTCTCCAGCACCACAGCAGAGCTCTGAGGAGACACCTcagctccacctccctctccaggCCCACTCTCAGAGTTGGGAGCTTCCTGTGCTTCACTTGACACATCTGGGATTAAACACACTAGATATTCATATCCAATAACCTCATTCATATTTTCACAGTTCTCTGACTTCATTGGCACATTTCTGCCTATGACAAATTTACAAGGAGATATGGCCTGATAAGGCTGCATTTTGCAACACTGTCTAATGATATGCCAATAGGGATCATTATGAAATGTATTAGGCAAAACATTCAATATAATAATATTAGGTCAAGGGAATGCATCAACAACCACAGAAGCAAGGAAAAGATGTTACCTGACAATTCATTGCTTGTAGCACCAAGCTGGAAAACATGCAAAACAAACAAAATGTATATGTCAAATAGTTAACCAATGGGCAAATTTACAAGTATGCTGTTTAATAGTAGCCATAAAAATAATGTATTATCCATCAGTTTGAAGCCCTGGCTAGCCTGTCGAGCCAAGACAGCACTAATTTAGCTTACAGTTAATCTCTGTTTAACCAGAAGTAAAATCTTGCAtgcagagcattcggaaagtattcagacctcttgacttttccacattttgttacgttacagctatattctaaaattgattaaatatttttcccctcatcaatctacacccaataccccataatgacaaagcaaaaacatattttttgaaaaatttgcaaatgtattgaaatatttaaaaaacttaaatatcacatttacataagtattcagaccctttactcagtactttgtcgaagcacctttggcagcgattacagccttgagtcttctcgggtatgacgctacaagcttggcacacctacacaccttctctgcagatcctctcaagctctgtcaggttagatggggactgtcgctgcacagctattttcaggtattttgagagatgttagatcgagttcaagtctgggctctggctgggccactcaaggacattcagagacttgtccagaagcctttcctgcattgtcttggctgtgtgcttagggtcgttgtcctgttggaaggtgaatcttcaccccagtctgaggtcaggTTTTCTGAGCAGgtttttaatcaaggatctctctgtactttgctccattcatctttccctcaatcctgatgagtctcccagtccctgccgctgaaaaacatcctcacagcatgatgatgccaccaccgtgcttcaccgtagggatggtgccaggtttcctccagatgtgacatttggcattcaggccaaaaagttcaattttagtttcatcagaccagttaatcttgtttctcatggtctgagagtcctttaggtgccttttggcaaactctaggcagactgtcatgtgccttttactgaggagtggcttccgtctggccactctaccataaaggcttggttggtggagtgttgcagataAGGTTGCCCTACTCCCCTGATTGCTCTGTTTGGCTGGCGACTAGCTCTAgtaagaatcttggtggttccaaacttctttcatttaagaatgagggaggccactgtgttcttggggaccttcaatgctgcagaaatgttttggtatcatTCCCGAGATCTGTACTTCGACcttatcctgtctcggagctctatggacaattccttcaaccttatggcttggattttgctctgcactgtaaactgtgggacctcatatagacaggtgtgtgcctttccaaatcatgtcaaatcaattgaatttaccacaggtggactccaatcaatcaagttatagaaaacatctcaaggatgatcaatggaagcaggatgtaccttcgagtctcatagcaaagggcctgaatattttttatacatttgcaaacatttctaaaaaccttttttcactttgtcattttggagcttagtgtgtagattgatgagggaaaaaataaataaatacattttagaataaggctgtaacgtaacaaaatgtggaaaaagggaaggggtctgaatactttccaaatgcactgtaatttgGCCAGCTGCTTGCTTGGATTTTTGTTTTTGGTCAAAAAAGACCATCAAATCACCAGAAATTCATCTCCATCActtgtttaattttttttatttgggAATACATTAAAATCTAGAAAATGAATTTGGATAAATTCGGAATAAATTATATTTAATTACCACAAGCTTTCAATGGAAAACGATAGAATGACAAACCAAATAAATATGTATAGCAGCCTAGAGTGCGCAGCCAAACTGCAGCAACAATTGGCAAAAGTAGGGTGAGTATTGGGAATGTGCTTGGGTGCCGAGCTCTTTCCTTTTCTAACACGCTCTGCGTTCACTCTTGAGTTGGCCAAATCTGACTTAACAAGAACAGACACATACAGAAAACTCTATGAGGGGTTGCTAAAACAGCTGTCCTCAGAACATTTGTTTTTGACTTGAGGCTCATGTACAACGCACTATGAACTTGCCCGGTCCTAGTGTAGCCTGCAGTGCTTAATTTGTAGATCAGGGGGTGCCGGAACAAAAATTGAGCAAGAGAGGGTGGTGACCTGGGGAGCTTTGAGGTATCGAAACACATGAGAAAAAAACAATcccctttataataaagcattgcattCATATCATCACATTTGCATAGTGGAAtagcacagtagagtagaggtactTACAGAAGTGGCACACATGGGGAACATTTTAGGAAGCCTAGGTTCTAGGAAAAATGTGCCATTTTATAaatgcatttcatgcaattctatgtcattttacatgactggagactgGCAGAATATTTTTCATACCTAATACTGCACGAATGATCTAAAGGACAAGGCTACTTTGACACCAACACACTGAGAATCTTCGATAAATAAAAACGACCTTGTCTTAAATCCAGcaatttaaccttaatttaaccagcAATTTAATTTAACCTTATTTAGCCAgacaagttaagaacaaattcttatttacaatgacggcctacaccggccaaagcaggacgacgctgtgccaattgtgcaccaccctatgggactcccaatcacggctggttgtgatacggcaggtagcctagtggttagggcattagactagtaactgaaaggttgcaagatcaaatccctgagctgacaaggtaaaaaatctgttgttctggccctgaacaaggcacttaacccactgttcctaggctgtcattgaaaataagaatatgttcttaactgacttgcctagttaaataactttTAAATTAAATGAAAATACAGCCTGTGATACAGCCTAGGCTAGGTGTGTGGGGACCCATATTGTAGGTTACAATATGAGGAAGAAATTAAAGTCCTAAAAATGCTTTACAGTTTCACTACCTCACCCAATGATGTGAGTGTGGAAAAGGTGAACAGACTGTTGTTTATCAACAAAGACAAGCCACCTCAGCTTCCATCCACGTAGGCCTAATTATGATGTTAGTTGACATTCATGTGGAAACGTACTTCCCCACAAACACTGCTTACAACTGAAGATAGCAGTCTGTTACAATAATCCTTATTTATCTTTAGACATTCTGTATGAGACAAATACATGACAAATCTGGGCACGGCAACGAATACGCGCATTTATCTCTGATTGGCTGCAGTAAAAGTGGCGCATGACAGAACAAGCTAGGTTGAATCCGGACAACTGTAGCTGGAATGGGAAGGCCTCAACACCGTTGATAGCAGACATTCGTACATTTGATTTCACAGAAAGTCAACAATCCAACAGTTGCAGCTATTCATATAGACTACTCACCGACAGAGTGCAATCCTCTTTCAGATTTCCCCCCGAGGATGACAAGCGCAACTTCACAGTTTCATTGTCTACAGTAATTTCGTGGTTATCTCTCGATAGAACCCTTTCCCTGACTGTGGAGACAAATGCGACATCATGCACACGTCACTTTACTGGAAGTCACTTGTACATATTTACATTTGTATGGTTAACACTATTGAACTGTTATGATATCCTACAGTAGGCTATAAAATGACAACTATACGATACAAATCGTCATCCGTGGTGATCTGCTTACCATCCTCAGATTTGAAATAAACAGTTGCTCTAGTGGAGCGTTGATCCTCGTAGTGCACCAAGCAGTCCCCTCCACTCGACTTCTTTTTACTTTGAAAATAAATCTGAAGCTTGTTCTGTATCCCTTTAGAGACAGAGTTTGTCCAACTGACGTCTACAGTGATGGGATAAGGATATTCATCCATCGTTTCTCCCCTCATGCGAATACTGTTTGGGTATGAAACGCGTCGTCCTATTCTTTCACTGCATCCACTGTTTCACTTTCGTTTCAGCCTCGGTTGACGAGGAAATCGTGTGTACAGTGGACCTACTGATCATATAACCACGCCGTATATGAGTAGGCCGGCTAAGGTTGTAAAACATTATCGGGCATATAAACCTATTGGCCTATACTTTTCAAGTAGAGTGTTTAACTTTCGAACGTTTTGCTAAAAAAAATGGCGAATGGAAACGATGTTGCATTATATTTTCACCTGCTTCACAATGTCTTAATTAACAAAAATAACGAATGTTAGGTAATGCTCTCAGGGAGAGTGAACTTGATCACAGACATAAATTAAGGTCATAGATGTCCCAATGTACATGACCATTGGGACATGTGTAGCAAAAATGGTGCTATAATTTTTGCACCTGTCCACAGAGCCTTTAGGGAACTGGATAGCTCAACGGGGAAAGATCTATCAATCTATGAGTAATTAGGAAATAACTAAAAGTTACTTTCGTCCCGGGGTTGTGCCGAAAAGCTCCCCCTGAATCGCCCCCATTCGCGTGAACGCGCACGCACTCAATTCTTCATTGCTGCGACTTGCTTGCTATTTGAGATTTCTGATCACCGTTAGGCtgcgtttcattttatttttttaagacgGTTTGATCGCGGGGAGGCACTAGTAATGTATGCAGTTTTCGTtttggctatttgtttcaaaGTGTCtataaataaatctatttgccaaaattcctcatctctcccatgtcttattcgACCAGTAGCTGTTCTtaaatgtttattgcttgcctaaattttactccctcctctatgtttaatataacacacatacataaaGTATTCACTTCGATTGCCTATCCTGATGGgaagtttgttctatagaaagtaTTTGAGTCTGATGTGTGCCACAGACAGTATTTGACACTAGCCACAAGattaaggaaattagaaggggGTTCCTATACCCGGAAAGAGATGTAATtatacacttgaaacaaatagccaaaccgaaTACTGCAGACATTACTAGTGCCTCCCCACAATCAAACCGTCATAAAAAAATCAAATGAAACGCAGCCTAACATGATCAGAAATCTCAACTAGCAAGCAAGTCGCAGCAATGAAGAATTGAGTGCGAGCATGTTCAAGCATGTCTCAGCAATTAATAATTGAGTGTGTGTTCCTTCACGcaaaggatggggggggggggggattctggCAGGGGTGAGCTTTTCGGCACAACACTAAAGATAGGGCCGACATGTTCGGAACTATAAATTCCATGCCTCAAATGCGATTTTGTGTACTTTTTTCAGGAGGGGTGTTAGGCTACATGTTATCATGTTGTACACAAAATCCATTTTTAttgcaaagcagttcgacacatacaacaacacagagtcacacacggaataaacaaacatacagtcaataatacagtagaaaaagtctatatacagtgtgtgcaaattaggtaagataaggcaataaataggccatagtggtgaacaATATACcaatttaacactggagtgatagatgtgcagaagataaaTGTGCAAATAgacatactggggtgcaaaggagcaagataaataaataaatacagtattggaatgaggtagttggatggtgtaacggtcgtcgtatgaagaaggtgtggaccaaagcgcagcgtggtaagtgttcatgttattttttatttaaactgaacacaaaacaaaataacaagagaatgaacgaaaacgaaacagtcctgtcaggtgcaggacacaaacagaaaacaactacccacaaaacccatgtgggcaagagctacctaagtatggttctcaatcagagacaacgacagacagctgtccctgattgagaaccatacccggccaaaaacaaagaaatacaaaaacatagaaaaaataacatagaacccccaccctagtcacaccctgccagatgggctatttacagatgggctacgtgcaggtgcagtgatctgtgagctgctctgacagctggtgcttaaagctagtgagggagatatgagtctccagtttcagtgatttttgcagttcgttccagtcattggcagcagagaactggaaggaaaggcggccaaaggaggaattggctttgggggtgaccagtgagatatacctgctggagcgcatgctacgggtgggtgctgctatggtgactagtgagctgagataaggcggggctttacctagcaaagacttatagatgacctggagccagtgggtttggcgacgagtatgaagcgagtgccagccaacgagagcatacaggtcacagtggtgggtattatatggggctttgatgacaaaacggatggcactgtgatagactgcatacaatttgttgagtagcgtgttggaggctattttgtagatgacattgctgaagtcgaggatcggtaggatggtaagttttacgagggtatgtttggcagcatgagtgaaggatgctttgttgcgaaataggaagcagattctagatttaatattggattggagatgcttaatgtgagtctggaaggagagtttacagtctagccaaacatcaaatcaaatttatttgtcacatacacatggttagcagatgttaatgcgagtgtagtgaaatgcttgtgcttctagttccgacaatgcagtaataaccaacaagtaatctaacctaacaattccacaactactaccttatacacacaagtgtaaaaggataaataatatgtacataaagatacagtgccttgcgaaactattcggcccccttgaacattgcgaccttttgccacatttcaggctttaaacataaagatataaaactgtatttttttgtgaagaatcaacaacaagtgggacacaatcatgaggtggaac
Coding sequences within it:
- the LOC115146927 gene encoding protein mono-ADP-ribosyltransferase PARP14-like produces the protein MRGETMDEYPYPITVDVSWTNSVSKGIQNKLQIYFQSKKKSSGGDCLVHYEDQRSTRATVYFKSEDVRERVLSRDNHEITVDNETVKLRLSSSGGNLKEDCTLSLGATSNELSDVSSEAQEAPNSESGPGEGGGAEVSPQSSAVVLERVPESMPREMLTLLVETLSGLEEDNFSLEVISETNRAVVTFNNPKDVERFLTESKSNKSFQKQGLIGRLLERCQSVRVENLTSNIPEEMLVLYFEKWAGPAKDIIMFHEEQAAIVTFHAAEVVETTLNKHHVIGKVPVNVYPYYESLSTALYGKERPMWKMPDPFKECVHSAVWKFLSMKRQFSRITDQMKAHFCQVDMDTPEVKLSPLPTLLRQKGLTSEYVDGWKQNALIVFRDIMAQYAVFECFASAPAWKAVEKEVRSVVKEDAVLAMDASKGSLTVAGLAEDTKRLQVLVEELMQRAMSRIERQRDGISDEMDMSPAMFYILQQEGLLKRAADEAPEMGFSYRDDTKKLVLSGLVAEVYKMKNWILERELKMNKKQLKLEPQLLDFLRSVDSMEMSQDLFTSRGINAVYRVEGGNVLLTGSSDRALADAEQRVKTALSLQSLMVEDQEVLRKPEWKDLNNQLVDAYNSLKKRTVVIKLHPESRDRIIVSGFLDPVREVSNSLRDFVENYSRVEEAVRVKSCAVVKFIQENKSQDWKHFAKRDEVNVHFDPRRPKIVLSGARLYVKKVKETFQKMVAPFCTDELTIMKPGARKYFQEKGRMFVSMAMKEHGCVVLLQEDYMLEEEEGDDEDWEEGFGPSSCCEVRTHNGILVSVSKADICKFKVDAVVNAANEDLQHIGGLALALLKAAGPRLQELSDQHIRNNRRLQPGDAIVTDAGNLPCKYVVHAVGPRFTDFDQGTAIQRLKQAVNESLREAAKVNCSTVAVPAVSSGIFGFPLDLCTETIAVAVRDYCENLSGQTSLTEIHLVDNSDNTVRALASAVQKTFNDLHPKMTMPLQGAHRGNRHRGRGQQGSERRGRGQHSYGHQGPGYQGQSPWGHGQWGQSRRGGGEGGGRGGGEGGGGGRGGGEGRGGGEGRGGGEGRGGGGRGGHGYRGGDSITQRNYHENQEEQRREYGQERKFEGTGSGEILQTNRTQEGLKIILRKGNIQEEYSEGIVNTISEDLDLSKGAVSNAILKAAGPGLQSAATDEVRVNRLAYGDIVVTNGYNLRCQRVIHTVCPHWDQGAGSAEKILRTMIRDCLSEAEKHRLASLSFPAIGTGNMGFPKGLVSKLLLQEVKDFSQRRNSTHLKEVAIVVHPSDTQTVDCFVREFKGQTQGYTWQSSQGSGQSQHSKSHVGQSQQPSGAGFFGQVSSPSLGVYSMQMGHVTFEVSSGDIAKETSDIIVNSSNKDFNLKSGVSKSILEGAGLKVELECSEIVRSPSFQPCRMIVTSAGSLPCKHIMHIVGQNDPENIKETVYDVLKKCEERRFTSVSFPALGTGQGGASPSAVADAMIDAVVDFVKRKKGQFVRSVNIVIFQTAMMTEFHKSMKRRVGEGVEEKGIFTRFKDTLTTYFMGPSDEGSARENFVMAGEEFAPTVFQLCAESPQAVSRARDWIENLIVKEQTDKTIKNPYISQLSQGDVEKLQAMQRELTVRIRLEKKGPDSLIRLEGLSRDVLTADGLIRDMVLDQERAENRKQAAFLVSSLVEWQYKDHSGTMVSFDMLTNCILEEAVRDNSKVTIKINNEDYEANVAHKRAVKFGGRRDIELLRKDLKDDTSVSLPAHWDDMKGSLLKLVPLTPGSKGYNDVEKEFQKTLLNNTILTIEQVQNDSLWKNYQIRKKLLEEKNKHTNNEKLLFHGTSSDSITQINNHGFNRSYAGTHGAAIGNGSYFAVDSSYSARGYSKADAQGNKRMYLARVLVGDYTRGQAGLIVPPAKPSGKDADLYDSVTDNTSNPTMFVIFNDVQAYPEFLITFQ